In Rutidosis leptorrhynchoides isolate AG116_Rl617_1_P2 chromosome 2, CSIRO_AGI_Rlap_v1, whole genome shotgun sequence, one genomic interval encodes:
- the LOC139889308 gene encoding protein FAR-RED IMPAIRED RESPONSE 1-like encodes MVFDTVEELASFYANYGKKMGFGVSKRSSRKSLEDEEKRYATISCHRAGKSQSKTKNSLNPRPITKTDCGARVNVKRGINNKWYVSKVQLEHNHPFGPSKGRFYRCNRVINSRVRRQLEIFQRVGVRMNKGFNTFVVENKGYENIPITEKDCRNYIDKVKRLKFGEGDAEAIQSYFMKVQSTDQNFFYSWELDDENRLKSLFWADARCREAYEEFGDVVTFDTTYLTNKYHMPMAPFVGVNHHGQSVLLGCGLVSNEDTMSFIWLFRTWLTYMSGRAPAAIITDQDQAMKKAIEVVFPATRHRHKRYKLVKYKLKKAVYDTLTSNEFQTAWNEMLEKYHLKNNRWLKDLYVERQCWVPCFVKDIFWGQAEKENVEEFNSYNSWYPPITRYAMEEQLKAVFTNAKFREFLNELTGKMYCGISSSKLEDGYLEYEVIEDIEVDGKIKKKSFSVWFKKADYVEECDVKCICRLFEFRGMLCRHALTVLVGNNIYSVPTRYILKRWRKDVKRRHTKVKKIAKGVPVDLIVGHGS; translated from the exons ATGGTATTTGACACAGTTGAGGAACTAGCTAGTTTTTATGCAAACTATGGTAAGAAAATGGGATTTGGAGTTTCTAAAAGGTCTTCGCGAAAGTCTCTTGAAGATGAGGAGAAAAGATATGCTACAATTTCATGTCATCGGGCTGGAAAGtcacaatcaaaaactaaaaatagTTTGAATCCACGTCCTATTACAAAAACGGATTGTGGAGCTAGAGTTAATGTAAAACGTGGCATTAATAATAAGTGGTATGTTTCAAAAGTTCAACTCGAGCATAATCATCCCTTTGGCCCTAGCAAAGGACGATTTTATCGATGTAATCGAGTCATAAATTCTCGTGTGCGAAGGCAACTTGAAATCTTTCAAAGAGTAGGAGTAAGAATGAATAAGGGTTTCAATACCTTCGTCGTGGAGAATAAAGGATATGAAAatataccaattactgaaaaagatTGTCGCAATTACATCGATAAAGTAAAACGGTTAAAGTTTGGGGAAGGGGATGCCGAAGCAATTCAAAGTTATTTTATGAAAGTTCAATCTACCGATCAGAACTTTTTTTATTCATGGGAGTTGGATGATGAAAATCGGTTGAAGAGTTTGTTTTGGGCAGATGCAAGGTGTAGGGAAGCTTATGAAGAATTTGGGGACGTTGTCAcctttgatacaacttatttgacaAATAAGTATCACATGCCAATGGCTCCATTTGTAGGTGTAAACCATCATGGACAATCTGTATTGCTCGGTTGTGGATTGGTTTCAAATGAAGATACTATGTCTTTTATATGGCTTTTTCGAACATGGCTTACATATATGTCTGGACGTGCTCCTGCAGCCATTATAACAGACCAAGATCAAGCAATGAAAAAAGCAATTGAAGTTGTATTTCCTGCTACACGTCATAG GCATAAGAGATATAAATTAGTTAAGTACAAACTTAAAAAAGCCGTGTATGATACTTTAACTTCCAATGAATTTCAAACCGCGTGGAATGAAATGCTAGAAAAGTACCACCTCAAAAATAATAGGTGGTTAAAAGATTTGTATGTAGAAAGACAATGTTGGGTCCCTTGTTTTGTGAAAGATATTTTTTGG GGACAGGCTGAAAAGGAAAATGTTGAAGAATTTAATTCTTACAATTCGTGGTATCCGCCAATCACCCGTTATGCCATGGAAGAACAACTAAAGGCTGTTTTCACAAATGCTAAATTTAGAGAGTTCCTAAATGAGTTAACGGGAAAAATGTATTGTGGGATTAGTTCTTCAAAATTAGAAGATGGATATTTAGAATATGAAGTCATTGAGGATATTGAGGTTGATGGGAAAATAAAAAAGAAGTCATTTAGTGTTTGGTTCAAAAAGGCTGATTATGTGGAAGAATGTGATGTTAAATGTATTTGTCGTTTGTTTGAGTTTCGAGGAATGTTGTGTAGGCATGCACTTACGGTACTCGTTGGTAATAACATATATTCAGTACCAACTAGATATATCCTAAAAAGATGGAGAAAAGATGTTAAGAGGAGGCATACTAAGGTTAAG AAAATTGCTAAAGGCGTACCAGTTGATTTGATCGTCGGACATGgaagctaa